The genomic window agactagtggttagagtggagggacggcaggtagactagtggttagagtggagggacggcaggtagactagtggttagagtggagggacggcaggtagactagtggttagagtagaggggcggcaggtagactagtggttagagtggtggggaagcaggtagactagtggttagagtggagggacggcaggtagactagtggttagagtggaggggcggcaggtagactagtggttagagtagaggggcggcaggtagactagtggttagagtagaggggcggcaggtagactagtggttagagtggagggacggcaggtagactagtggttagagtagaggggcggcaggtagactagtggttagagtggaggggcggcaggtagactagtggttagagtggtggggaagcaggtagactagtggttagagtggagggacggcaggtagactagtggttagagtggagggacggcaggtagactagtggttagagtggagggacggcaggtagactagtggttagagtagaggggcggcaggtagactagtggttagagtggagggacggcaggtagactagtggttagagtagaggggcggcaggtagactagtggttagagtggtggggaagcaggtagactagtggttagagtggagggacggcaggtagactagtggttagagtggaggggcggcaggtagactagtggttagagtagaggggcggcaggtagactagtggttagagtggtggggaagcaggtagactagtggttagagtggagggacggcaggtagactagtggttagagtggaggggcggcaggtagactagtggttagagtggaggggcggcaggtagactagtggttagagtggagggactaGTGgttaggtagactagtggttagagtggagggacggcaggtagactagtggttagagtggtggggaagcaggtagactagtggttagagtggagggacggcaggtagactagtggttagagtggaggggcggcaggtagactagtggttagagtggagggacggcaggtagactagtggttagagtagaggggcggcaggtagactagtggttagagtggagggactgcaggtagactagtggttagagtggagggacggcaggtagactagtggttagagtggaggggcggcaggtatcctagtggttagagtggaggggcggcaggtagcctagtggttagagtggaggggcggcaggtatcctagtgcttagagtggaggggcggcaggtagcctagtggttagagtggaggggcggcaggtatcctagtggttagagtggaggggcgacaggtatcctagtggttagagtggagggacggcaggtatcctagtggttagagtggaggggcggcaggtagcctagtgcttagagtggagggacggcaggtagactagtggttagagtggagggacggcaggtagactagtgcttagagtggaggggcggcaggtatcctagtggttagagtggaggggcggcaggtagcctagtggttagagtggagggacggcaggtatcctagtggttagagtggaggggcggcaggtagcctagtggttagagtggaggggcggcaggtatcctagtggttagagtggaggggcggcaggtatcctagtgcttagagtggaggggtagcaggtatcctagtggttagagtggaggggcggcaggtatcctagtggttagagtggaggggcggcaggtagcctagtggttagagtggaggggcggcaggtagactagtggttagagtggaggggcggcaggtagactagtggttagagtggaggggcggcagttatcctagtggttagagtggaggggcggcaggtagactagtgcttagagcggaggggcggcaggtagactagtggttagagtggaggggcggcaggtagcctattggttagagtggaggggcggcaggtagcctagtggttagagtggaggggcggcaggtagactagtgcttagagcgttggacttgtaactgaaaggtctaattccctgagttgacaaagtaaaaatctgtcattcttcccctgaacaaggcagttaacccactgttccccggtaggccgtcattgaaaatgagaatttgttcttaactgacctgcctcgttaaaataaaggtaaataatttGGCTTGCTGTGCCTGGCCTTCAATCAGTGTTTCTTTATTGGTCTGATTTCAGTTTTTCACTGGTATTAAAGATGTAGGTTATTTTGGAAAACATTTCATGTGTAGAAGGTATAGAATACTAAGCCAAGACATTCCAAGTAGACTCGACGTATTGAATAGGTCTAGCCTGTTGCCTTTGGTTCGTTATATGCGACTGCGAGAAATATCTAGCTTTGATCCAGGGTGTTTACATGCGGCTTGCTGTCGCTGAGCCGTTAACGCGAGCTGCTCGTAACGCTCCGGACGAGAGCTATGAAACACCGCTCTCCGTTTGTGCTCAGTTGGAGCGTTTCCCTGCTGCAACAACAGAGGGAGCTCCCTGTCCGTTGACATGAGTCTGTCTGGTGCTTGGTGTGTTTCCTCTGTGCCTTGGTTAACATGCTCGGTCACACAACCCATGACGCGTTGTGACACGGGTTCTTCCGCTAGAGTAGCCCACTTCATTCCGCATAACATTACATCGCAAGAACAAGTTTATGATGTAAATGAAAGTATGCACATAAACCCTTTTAATcctaaatgtaaaaaaacaaagaaTTGTATCCTTATAtatgtttgattttttttttactgggcaagtcagttaagaacaaattcttattttcaattacggcctaggaacagtgggttaactgcctgttcaggggcagaacgacagatttgtaccttatcagctccgggcaacctttcggttactagtccaacgctctaaccactaggctaccctgcccctgtCGTGTAGCCTTACTAATAAACTATGTGGCTCTCTTTATTGTTAACATTTTGACGCGGTTCAGATCGGACTCAAGCACAGGGTTGCTAAcactttaattggggaggacgtgcTCGTGGTAACCGCTGGAGCAGAAtttggtggaatggtatcaaacatgcCATTTTCATGTATTCCgtttccagacattattatgagccgtcctcccctggACTCGATCCGTCAGCGTCTCTTTACTTTTGGAATGTTAATGCATCAGGTAAAACAGGGCGATCTATCTATTGGGTATTTATCCATTATGGAGCGAGGCAAGCCCCCCCGTTAGTAAACTCACGACGCCGGGTGACGAGCGCTCTGCCCCCCCGGATCCGGTGTATTGACTAATCCCCGCGCAACAGGTAGCCGAACCTGCTCTTCCGCAGAGGAAGCAGCCAGTCGCAAACTGCGTGCCGTGCTGCGGACACTGTCAGTTGATGTCTCGGGTATCGAGTCTGTTAAGAGCTGAGAGAGATTACTGCTCTGTGTATTATCATATATGATTCTCATCCGTGCACTTTGCACATAGAATCCAATTTAAGTATCGATTTAAAGATTGTGAATTGATAAATGAGTGGCACCGTGCACATGTATTTGCATATTGGCCTATTTAGTTTGACAATTATTATGTGCCCAATATTGATTGTGTTTCTACCAAATGTGTTGTGAAACTGGCGTTAATCCTCCACCTCCATCGCGTTGATCCACATGAAGGAGAAAGGGAATATGtgggtaaaataaaatacaatatattttgTATTAATACATTATGAAATAACTTGTGTTTAAatagtatatattattatttaacgTCACTTTAACGGCTTTTACCGTTAGTAGAAGCGTCGATGGAACAGCAGTTTAATAACCAAATAATATTTCATGTAAAATATGCTAAATATTTTGGGACACTCAATTATCAAAATAGCTTTTTCTTATATATTGAAATGAGGCAGTTGCATGGCTCTACTGGGGACGTTTGGTGTTCAAATGCACAAGGGGAAACTGTTCAATGAGATTATATATTCTGAAAACAAATCAATGTGTTATACAAATTAAAACATATTTAaataatgtcaaatcaaatgtgtttTGCTAATATTCATATATTATTCATATTTCAAAATCATTTTTAAGTGATCCAATTGATTAAATGCCATATATATTCTCCAGGTGTAAAGTGATTTGGTCTTGGATCTCCAGTCTAGTCTACTATAACCTACTGCTGCCTAAAGGCGCGCAATAGGACCCTGCGTGCTGCGCGTCCGCCCCCTTCCCTCTGTATatataggagaggggagagtactTTGACAGTTGTGAGGTTCAGCAGCCTGGAGTAGTTCAACCTGCAGCTAAAACAGTGTCCTTTAGAACTATAGTCTCGAGAAACCAGTCGTACCAGGGAAAGTCACGAGTCTTTATTCAAGACATTTAGTTTATAGCTTCTCGTGGCGAGTTAGAGATTTACTTCATAGCTGGAGAGCGCACCTGTGAAGGAGCTGTCCTGTTTATTCGTCTAGCCAGTGCGGCTTCCTCCGGTACTGTGAGCAAGCTGGATTCCCGCAGCTCCTCACCATGTCTGGCGGGTTATAGATATTCCATGGAGCAACCAAACCTCTATGAGGTCGCCCCACGACCCCTAATGACCAGCCTAGCCCAGAGCCAGAGTCAGCAAAGCGCCTACTGCTACAAAGACCCCTCCGCTGCTGGACCCGGAGCAGGAGGAGACCTCGGCGAGATCTGTGAGAACGAAAACTCCATTGACATCAGCGCTTACATTGACCCTGCAGCCTTCAACGACGAGTTCCTGGCTGATCTATTCCACAACAGCTCGAAGCAAGATAAACTCAAGCTGGCGAACAGTGAGTACGAATCCTACCCCCACGGGGTGAGCTCTGGCTCGGGGGCGCACCaccaacagcagcaacagcagcagcagcagcagggctATGGTTGTATTCCCGGGTATATGGACACATCTAAACTTGAACCCATTTACGATAACCAGTCCACGAGAATCAGACCTGTGGCGATAAAGCAAGAGCCCAGAGAAGAAGATGAAATGAGCCATTCTATGCCTCCAACCTACCACCATTCCCACCAGCATCTCCCACAGCACCTATCCCATCTTCAGTACCAGATTGCGCACTGCGCGCAGACGACCATGCATCTCCAACCGGGACACCCGACGCCTCCACCGACGCCCGTCCCGAGTCCACACCACAGGGATGGCAGCATGTCCTCCGTTGGATCCATGAAGATGATGGGGCGCGACGACCGAGACCGAGACCGGGGTAAATCCAAAAAGCGCGTCGACAAGGCCAGCACGGAGTACCGGTTGAGGCGGGAGAGGAACAACGTTGCGGTGAGGAAGAGTAGAGACAAGGCGAAAATGCGCAATGTTGAGACCCAGCATAAAGTGATAGAGCTGGCGTCGGACAACGAAAGACTGCGGAAGAGAGTGGAACATCTTACCCGAGAACTGGACACATTAAGGGGCATCTTCAGACAACTTCCCGATGGATCTTTCAAACCCATGGCCAACTGCCAGTGAACACGGACTATAGTAGCTTTTACATTGGGACTTTTAAACACTTACTTGTACACGTCTCCTGGATATAGCCTACACGCTATAGATTGATCTGACAGATTGTGACTGCAACAGTTTGTTTcttcaggagagacagggcagCTGAGGTATACAAGCCTTCTGTACTTTAAACAATAAGCTCATTTCTCCACGTTTAAACAGTGGacctgtgttgtttttgtgtgtgtgtgtgtgtgtgtgtgtgtgtgtgtgtgtgtgtgtgtgtgtgtgtgtgtgtgtgtgtgtgtgtgtgtgtgtgtgtgtgtgtgtgtgtgtgtgtgcgcgtgtgtgtgtgtgattgtgtgtgtgtgtgtgtgtgtgtgtgtgtgcgcgtgtgcctTTTTATTATATAACATTGTGTGTTTAGCCACGCAAAAACAACATATCAGTGCAGCTGGAGGAACAGGGGCATGATTTTCACAATAATCACTAGCCTGCTCGATGTTCATGTTTTAACGTTAGCATCTCAATACCATGTTCTTGTCTTACTAAACTAAACATGTGTGCATTTGACTTATAGAGCTACAGTGTATTATCAAACTGCAAAGTGCACACAGCTTTCCACAtaagtttattattatttttatttttttcaaaacaaaacaaatctgAGCGGTGATCAGAATGTTTCCATGTATTTGCTGTTCAGACATTAAGACCATATAAAGGTGACAGCTAGAACACATCCCGCTGCTGTCTGCTGTGTCAGCATTCACACATTGGGGAGATCTATGGACGGAATTAAACGCCGCAGCAAACGACTGCAAACGTGTTATACTGCGATACCTGCTTCTTCACGAGCGGGTTTGTCGTGCGCACTATA from Oncorhynchus masou masou isolate Uvic2021 unplaced genomic scaffold, UVic_Omas_1.1 unplaced_scaffold_582, whole genome shotgun sequence includes these protein-coding regions:
- the cebpa gene encoding CCAAT/enhancer-binding protein alpha; translated protein: MEQPNLYEVAPRPLMTSLAQSQSQQSAYCYKDPSAAGPGAGGDLGEICENENSIDISAYIDPAAFNDEFLADLFHNSSKQDKLKLANSEYESYPHGVSSGSGAHHQQQQQQQQQQGYGCIPGYMDTSKLEPIYDNQSTRIRPVAIKQEPREEDEMSHSMPPTYHHSHQHLPQHLSHLQYQIAHCAQTTMHLQPGHPTPPPTPVPSPHHRDGSMSSVGSMKMMGRDDRDRDRGKSKKRVDKASTEYRLRRERNNVAVRKSRDKAKMRNVETQHKVIELASDNERLRKRVEHLTRELDTLRGIFRQLPDGSFKPMANCQ